A genomic window from Pseudomonas alcaligenes includes:
- a CDS encoding 50S ribosomal protein L25/general stress protein Ctc: MTEFALNAEVRSDLGKGASRRLRRNVAMVPAVVYGGDKAPQSISLLAKEVAKLLENEAAFSHVLALNIAGATENVVIKALQRHPAKGYVMHADFVRVVAGQKLSAHVPLHFINEASSVGVKQQGGEVSHTISEVEVSCQPQDLPEFIEVDLAKVEVGQIVHLSDLKLPKGVELVALAHGNDLAVANIHASRVKEEGAE, from the coding sequence ATGACTGAGTTTGCCCTGAATGCCGAAGTGCGTTCCGACCTGGGGAAAGGTGCGAGCCGCCGCCTGCGTCGTAACGTCGCCATGGTGCCTGCCGTAGTTTACGGCGGCGACAAAGCCCCGCAATCCATCAGCCTGCTGGCCAAAGAAGTGGCCAAGCTGCTGGAAAACGAAGCCGCCTTCAGCCACGTGCTGGCCCTGAACATCGCCGGCGCCACCGAGAACGTGGTGATCAAGGCCCTGCAGCGCCACCCGGCCAAAGGCTACGTGATGCACGCCGACTTCGTCCGCGTCGTTGCCGGCCAGAAGCTGAGCGCCCACGTTCCGCTGCACTTCATCAACGAAGCCAGCTCCGTTGGTGTCAAGCAGCAGGGCGGTGAAGTGTCCCACACCATTTCCGAAGTCGAAGTTTCCTGCCAGCCGCAAGACCTGCCGGAATTCATCGAAGTCGACCTGGCCAAGGTTGAAGTCGGTCAGATCGTTCACCTGTCCGACCTCAAGCTGCCAAAGGGCGTCGAGCTGGTGGCCCTGGCCCACGGCAACGACCTGGCAGTCGCCAACATCCACGCTTCCCGCGTGAAGGAAGAAGGCGCCGAGTAA
- the pth gene encoding aminoacyl-tRNA hydrolase — MTAIQLIVGLGNPGPEYDQTRHNAGALFVERLADSQRVSLALDKKYFGLVGKFSHQGRDVRLLIPTTYMNRSGQAVAALANFFRIPVDAMLVAHDELDMPPGVAKLKTGGGHGGHNGLRDIIAQCGNQNGFHRLRLGIGHPGHASLVSGFVLGRAPRSEQELLDKSIDNALGVLPEMLAGDWTKAMQKLHSQKA; from the coding sequence GTGACTGCCATCCAACTGATCGTCGGCCTGGGTAATCCAGGCCCCGAATACGACCAGACCCGGCACAACGCAGGGGCCCTTTTCGTTGAGCGCCTGGCCGACAGCCAACGCGTCAGCCTCGCCCTCGACAAGAAGTATTTCGGCCTGGTGGGCAAGTTCAGCCATCAGGGTCGCGACGTTCGTCTGCTCATCCCCACCACCTACATGAACCGCAGCGGCCAGGCCGTGGCGGCGCTGGCGAATTTCTTCCGCATCCCGGTCGACGCCATGCTGGTGGCCCACGACGAACTCGACATGCCTCCCGGCGTCGCCAAACTCAAGACCGGCGGCGGCCACGGCGGCCACAACGGCCTGCGCGACATCATCGCGCAGTGCGGCAACCAGAACGGCTTCCACCGCCTGCGCCTGGGCATTGGCCACCCCGGCCACGCCAGCCTGGTCTCCGGCTTCGTCCTCGGCCGCGCCCCGCGCAGCGAGCAGGAGCTGCTGGACAAGAGCATCGACAATGCCCTCGGCGTATTGCCCGAAATGCTCGCCGGCGACTGGACCAAGGCGATGCAGAAGCTGCACAGCCAGAAAGCCTGA
- the ychF gene encoding redox-regulated ATPase YchF, with amino-acid sequence MGFNCGIVGLPNVGKSTLFNALTKSGIAAENFPFCTIEPNSGIVPMPDARLDALAAIVKPERVIPTTMEFVDIAGLVAGASKGEGLGNKFLANIRETDAIAHVVRCFEDENVIHVANSVDPKRDIEIIDLELIFADLDSCEKQLQKVARNAKGGDKEALAQKAILEKLIPHFSEGKPARSLMKNMSPEEKLVIRGFHLLTSKPVMYIANVAEDGFENNPHLDVVRAIAEEEGAIVVPVCNKIEAEIAELDEDEEKQMFLESMGMEEPGLNRVIRAGYSLLNLQTYFTAGVKEVRAWTVRIGATAPQAAAVIHTDFEKGFIRAEVVAYDDFIQYKGEAGAKEAGKWRLEGKDYIVKDGDVMHFRFNV; translated from the coding sequence ATGGGATTCAACTGCGGCATCGTCGGCCTGCCCAACGTCGGCAAGTCCACCCTGTTCAACGCCCTGACCAAATCCGGCATCGCCGCGGAGAACTTCCCCTTCTGCACCATCGAGCCGAACAGCGGCATCGTGCCGATGCCGGATGCCCGCCTGGACGCCCTGGCCGCCATCGTCAAGCCCGAGCGCGTGATCCCCACCACCATGGAGTTCGTCGACATCGCCGGCCTGGTGGCGGGCGCCTCCAAGGGTGAGGGCCTGGGCAACAAGTTCCTCGCCAACATCCGCGAGACCGATGCCATCGCCCACGTGGTGCGCTGCTTCGAGGACGAGAACGTCATCCACGTGGCCAACAGCGTCGACCCCAAGCGCGACATCGAGATCATCGACCTCGAACTGATCTTCGCCGACCTCGACAGCTGCGAGAAGCAGCTGCAGAAGGTCGCCCGCAACGCCAAGGGCGGCGACAAGGAGGCCCTGGCGCAGAAGGCCATCCTGGAGAAGCTCATCCCCCACTTCAGCGAAGGCAAGCCGGCGCGCAGCCTGATGAAGAACATGAGCCCCGAGGAGAAACTGGTCATCCGCGGCTTCCACCTGCTCACCAGCAAGCCGGTGATGTACATCGCCAACGTCGCCGAGGACGGCTTCGAGAACAACCCGCACCTGGACGTGGTCCGCGCCATCGCCGAGGAAGAAGGCGCCATCGTGGTACCGGTGTGCAACAAGATCGAGGCCGAGATCGCCGAGCTGGACGAGGACGAGGAAAAGCAGATGTTCCTCGAATCCATGGGCATGGAAGAGCCGGGCCTGAACCGCGTGATCCGCGCCGGTTACTCGCTGCTCAACCTGCAGACCTACTTCACCGCCGGCGTCAAGGAAGTGCGCGCCTGGACCGTGCGCATCGGCGCCACCGCCCCGCAGGCCGCCGCCGTGATCCACACCGACTTCGAGAAAGGCTTCATCCGCGCCGAAGTGGTGGCCTACGACGACTTCATCCAGTACAAGGGCGAGGCCGGCGCCAAGGAAGCCGGCAAATGGCGCCTGGAAGGCAAGGACTACATCGTCAAGGACGGCGACGTGATGCACTTCCGCTTCAACGTCTGA
- the rimI gene encoding ribosomal protein S18-alanine N-acetyltransferase, with protein MSAAVHFRPMTEADLDRVVQIENAAFSHPWSRNLFADGLKSYDCWLMFDGDEQIGHGIIQIILDEAHLLNITVRPQSQGRGLGLQLLEHLMQRARQLGAGECFLEVRASNQSAYRLYERYGFNEVGRRRDYYPAAGGREDALVMACTLFD; from the coding sequence GTGAGTGCCGCTGTCCACTTCCGCCCGATGACCGAGGCGGACCTCGACCGCGTGGTGCAGATCGAGAATGCGGCCTTCAGTCATCCCTGGAGCCGCAACCTGTTCGCCGATGGCCTCAAGTCCTATGACTGCTGGCTGATGTTCGACGGTGATGAGCAGATCGGCCACGGCATCATCCAGATCATTCTCGACGAGGCGCACCTGCTCAACATCACCGTGCGTCCACAGAGCCAGGGCCGTGGGCTGGGGTTGCAGTTGCTGGAGCACCTGATGCAGCGCGCCCGCCAGCTCGGCGCGGGCGAGTGCTTCCTCGAAGTGCGTGCCAGCAACCAGAGCGCCTACCGCCTCTACGAGCGTTACGGCTTCAATGAAGTCGGTCGCCGGCGTGACTACTATCCGGCCGCCGGTGGGCGAGAGGATGCCCTGGTGATGGCCTGTACGCTGTTCGATTAG
- a CDS encoding energy transducer TonB, producing the protein MIEEVRRRAYLTAMQVASWLPRVELPFAAPSRAELLQPLPEPEVAPVVPVAAPVVESKAAAEPPRPVIEVPRPSAASKVFAKPEAQAEPEDAPVAEAKPVLPPPRFALQLLRAGDCAVLVELATGEPFQSRDPSYLLLKDLLRAAGLPDAPQQVGDGSPIRWPLLTRGNLDQGPDAARDYVQGVLAGQLEAEPCRCLWLIGLPAVRFAGEADAEAYNRELQVEGLGAAWALPSLELLMDEPERKVEVWRAMRRIMPRWKQPS; encoded by the coding sequence TTGATCGAAGAAGTCCGCCGCCGCGCCTATCTGACCGCCATGCAGGTGGCCAGCTGGTTGCCGCGCGTGGAACTGCCGTTCGCCGCGCCCTCGCGCGCCGAGTTGCTGCAGCCGTTGCCTGAGCCGGAAGTCGCGCCGGTTGTGCCCGTCGCCGCGCCGGTGGTCGAGTCCAAGGCAGCGGCCGAGCCGCCGCGCCCGGTCATCGAAGTGCCGCGCCCGTCGGCCGCCTCCAAGGTATTTGCCAAGCCGGAGGCCCAGGCCGAGCCGGAGGACGCGCCGGTGGCCGAGGCCAAGCCGGTGCTGCCGCCGCCGCGCTTCGCCCTGCAGCTGCTGCGCGCGGGCGACTGCGCGGTGCTGGTCGAGCTGGCCACCGGCGAACCGTTCCAGAGCCGCGACCCCTCCTACCTGCTGCTCAAGGACCTGTTGCGCGCCGCCGGCCTGCCGGATGCCCCGCAGCAGGTCGGCGATGGCTCGCCGATTCGCTGGCCGTTGCTCACCCGCGGCAACCTCGACCAGGGTCCGGACGCCGCCCGCGACTACGTGCAGGGCGTGCTGGCCGGTCAGCTGGAGGCCGAGCCCTGCCGCTGTCTGTGGCTGATCGGCCTGCCCGCCGTGCGTTTTGCTGGTGAGGCGGATGCCGAGGCCTACAACCGCGAGCTGCAGGTCGAGGGCCTGGGCGCTGCCTGGGCGCTGCCGAGCCTGGAACTGCTGATGGACGAGCCCGAGCGTAAGGTCGAGGTCTGGCGTGCCATGCGCCGTATCATGCCGCGATGGAAGCAGCCGTCGTGA
- the ispE gene encoding 4-(cytidine 5'-diphospho)-2-C-methyl-D-erythritol kinase, with amino-acid sequence MTTQAIPARAELILPAPAKLNLMLHILGRRADGYHLLQTLFQFLDHGDELGFALRTDGEIRLHTEIPGVPHDANLIVRAARRLQEASGTRLGADIWLDKRLPMGGGIGGGSSDAATTLVGLDHLWHTDLGEERLAELGLALGADVPVFVRGRAAFAEGVGEQLQPVELPEPWFLVAMPQVSISTAEVFADPELTRDTPAITVRSLPEGGGRNDCQPVVEKRYPEVRNALKTLNKFVAAKMTGTGACVFGSFPNQADADKVSRQLPATLPSFVARGCNRSPLHRQLETVTRK; translated from the coding sequence ATGACAACCCAAGCCATTCCCGCCCGCGCCGAACTGATCCTGCCCGCCCCGGCCAAGCTCAACCTGATGCTGCACATCCTCGGCCGCCGCGCCGACGGCTATCACCTGCTGCAGACCCTGTTCCAGTTCCTCGACCACGGCGACGAGCTGGGCTTCGCCCTGCGCACCGACGGCGAGATCCGCCTGCACACCGAGATCCCCGGCGTGCCGCACGACGCCAACCTGATCGTGCGCGCCGCACGGCGCCTGCAGGAGGCTTCCGGCACCCGCCTGGGCGCCGATATCTGGCTGGACAAGCGCCTGCCCATGGGCGGCGGCATCGGCGGCGGCAGCTCGGATGCCGCCACCACCCTGGTCGGCCTCGATCACCTGTGGCACACCGACCTGGGCGAGGAGCGCCTGGCCGAGCTGGGCCTGGCCCTGGGCGCCGACGTGCCGGTGTTCGTGCGCGGCCGCGCGGCCTTCGCCGAGGGCGTCGGCGAGCAGCTGCAGCCGGTGGAACTGCCCGAACCCTGGTTCCTGGTCGCCATGCCGCAGGTCAGCATCAGCACCGCGGAAGTTTTTGCCGACCCCGAGTTGACACGTGATACCCCCGCCATTACAGTTCGCAGCCTTCCCGAGGGGGGCGGTCGTAACGACTGTCAGCCGGTTGTCGAGAAGCGTTACCCAGAAGTACGTAACGCCCTGAAAACGCTCAACAAATTTGTTGCAGCCAAGATGACCGGAACCGGAGCTTGCGTGTTTGGGAGCTTCCCAAACCAGGCCGATGCTGATAAAGTCTCGCGCCAACTTCCGGCCACCCTGCCGAGCTTCGTCGCTCGCGGCTGCAATCGGTCTCCGTTGCATCGCCAGCTCGAAACGGTAACTCGGAAGTGA
- a CDS encoding ribose-phosphate pyrophosphokinase — MSKMMVFTGNSNPDLARRIVRQLHIPLGDASVGKFSDGEISAEINENVRGKDVFIIQPTCAPTNDNLMELVVMADAFRRSSATRITAVIPYFGYARQDRRPRSARVAISAKVVADMLTVVGIDRVLTVDLHADQIQGFFDIPVDNIYGSPVLTDDIQDQRFENLMIVSPDIGGVVRARAVAKSLGVDLAIIDKRREKANQSEVMHIIGDVEGRTCVLVDDMVDTAGTLCHAAKALKEHGASKVYAYATHPVLSGRAIENLENSVLDALVVTNTIPLSAAAQACPRIRQLDMAPVIAEAVRRISNEESISAMFR; from the coding sequence GTGTCCAAGATGATGGTCTTCACGGGGAACTCCAACCCCGATCTGGCCCGGCGCATCGTGCGCCAGCTGCATATCCCCCTGGGCGATGCTTCCGTAGGCAAGTTCTCCGACGGCGAAATCAGCGCCGAAATCAACGAGAACGTTCGCGGCAAGGATGTCTTCATCATCCAGCCGACCTGTGCGCCGACCAACGACAACCTGATGGAACTGGTGGTGATGGCCGACGCCTTCCGCCGCTCCTCGGCCACTCGTATCACCGCGGTCATCCCCTACTTCGGCTATGCCCGCCAGGATCGTCGTCCGCGCTCCGCCCGCGTGGCGATCAGCGCCAAGGTAGTGGCCGACATGCTCACCGTGGTCGGCATCGACCGCGTGCTCACCGTCGACCTGCACGCCGACCAGATCCAGGGCTTCTTCGACATCCCCGTGGACAACATCTACGGCTCGCCGGTGCTGACCGACGACATCCAGGATCAGCGCTTCGAGAACCTGATGATCGTCTCCCCGGACATCGGTGGCGTGGTTCGCGCCCGTGCCGTGGCCAAGAGCCTGGGCGTCGACCTGGCGATCATCGACAAGCGTCGCGAGAAGGCCAACCAGTCCGAAGTCATGCACATCATCGGCGATGTCGAAGGCCGCACCTGCGTGCTGGTCGACGACATGGTCGACACCGCCGGCACCCTCTGCCACGCCGCCAAGGCGCTGAAGGAGCACGGCGCCTCGAAGGTCTACGCCTACGCCACCCACCCGGTGCTGTCGGGCCGCGCCATCGAGAATCTGGAAAATTCCGTGCTGGACGCCCTCGTGGTGACCAACACCATCCCGCTGTCCGCCGCGGCGCAGGCCTGCCCGCGCATCCGTCAGCTGGACATGGCCCCGGTCATCGCCGAAGCGGTTCGCCGCATCAGCAACGAAGAATCGATCAGCGCGATGTTCCGCTAA
- a CDS encoding DMT family transporter, whose protein sequence is MSRAALLAWAGLALASLFWAGNSLVARAFTGAIPPLSLAFWRWAVALAILLPLVGPSLWQHRQVLRRAGWRLWLLAALAITAYNCLLYTAALSTAAINLSLVSTCLPLATFIGAGLLLGEWPVRRAWVGLLLALFGLLWLICQGDWRVLASLSFAEGDLLMVLATLDWALYSLLLRRWNAYFQLPPFTLLGALVLLGLLMLAPFYAWEFWLGARFELSPANLAAIGYTALFASVVAYQLWNIGLRELGPSRTAMSNYLMPVFTAILGWLLLGESLQGYHWVGGALIVSGLLLAGRGRGQ, encoded by the coding sequence ATGAGTCGTGCCGCGCTGCTGGCCTGGGCCGGCCTGGCGCTGGCCAGCCTGTTCTGGGCTGGCAATTCGCTGGTGGCGCGCGCCTTCACCGGGGCGATTCCGCCGCTTTCGTTGGCCTTCTGGCGCTGGGCCGTGGCCCTGGCCATCCTCCTGCCGCTGGTCGGTCCCTCGCTCTGGCAACATCGCCAGGTGTTGCGCAGGGCCGGCTGGCGCCTTTGGTTGCTGGCCGCGCTGGCTATCACCGCCTACAACTGCCTGCTCTATACCGCCGCGCTCAGTACGGCGGCGATCAACCTGAGCCTGGTCAGCACCTGCCTGCCGCTGGCGACCTTCATCGGGGCTGGGCTGCTGCTCGGCGAGTGGCCGGTGCGCAGGGCCTGGGTCGGCCTGCTGCTGGCCCTGTTCGGCTTGCTGTGGCTGATCTGCCAGGGCGACTGGCGAGTGCTGGCCAGCCTGTCGTTTGCCGAGGGCGATCTGCTGATGGTGCTTGCCACGCTGGACTGGGCGCTCTATTCGCTGCTGTTGCGTCGCTGGAACGCCTACTTCCAGCTGCCACCCTTCACCCTGCTCGGCGCGCTGGTGTTGCTCGGCCTGCTCATGCTGGCACCGTTCTACGCCTGGGAGTTCTGGCTGGGGGCGCGCTTCGAACTCAGTCCGGCCAACCTCGCTGCCATCGGCTACACCGCGCTATTCGCTTCGGTGGTTGCCTACCAGCTGTGGAACATCGGTCTGCGCGAGCTGGGCCCTTCACGCACCGCCATGAGCAACTACCTGATGCCGGTGTTCACCGCCATTCTCGGCTGGCTGCTTTTGGGCGAGAGCCTGCAGGGCTATCACTGGGTCGGTGGCGCGCTGATTGTCAGCGGGTTGTTACTGGCGGGGAGAGGGCGCGGGCAATAG
- the lolB gene encoding lipoprotein insertase outer membrane protein LolB: MLRHLIVFSLIALLAGCAGLTSRESVEGQGDAKRWQAHKTKVSALDGWQISGKVGIRAPKDSGSGTLFWLQRQDYYDIRLSGPLGRGAARLTGREGAVLLEVANQGRYEAASPEALLEEQLGWRLPVSHLFWWVRGLPAPDSRSRVTLDTQSQLARLEQDGWQLQYLSYVEQNGYRLPERIKLHGKDLDITLVIKDWQPRQLGQ; this comes from the coding sequence ATGCTTCGTCACCTTATCGTTTTCAGCCTGATCGCCCTCCTCGCCGGCTGCGCCGGCCTCACCAGCCGAGAATCCGTCGAGGGCCAGGGCGACGCCAAGCGCTGGCAGGCACACAAGACCAAAGTCTCCGCCCTCGACGGCTGGCAGATCAGCGGCAAGGTCGGCATCCGCGCACCCAAGGACTCCGGCAGCGGCACGCTGTTCTGGCTGCAGCGCCAGGACTACTACGACATCCGCCTGTCCGGCCCGCTCGGCCGCGGCGCCGCCCGCCTCACCGGCCGCGAGGGCGCCGTGCTGCTGGAGGTGGCCAACCAGGGCCGCTACGAAGCCGCATCGCCCGAGGCCCTGCTAGAGGAGCAGCTGGGCTGGCGCCTGCCGGTCTCCCACCTGTTCTGGTGGGTACGCGGCCTGCCCGCGCCGGACAGCCGCAGCCGCGTCACCCTCGACACGCAGAGCCAGCTGGCGCGCCTGGAGCAGGATGGCTGGCAGCTGCAGTACCTCAGCTATGTCGAGCAGAACGGCTACCGCCTGCCCGAGCGCATCAAGCTGCACGGCAAGGATCTCGACATCACCCTGGTGATCAAGGACTGGCAGCCGCGCCAGCTGGGCCAGTAA